In Manis javanica isolate MJ-LG chromosome 18, MJ_LKY, whole genome shotgun sequence, the following proteins share a genomic window:
- the PRC1 gene encoding protein regulator of cytokinesis 1 isoform X7, translated as MRRSAVLAEESIVCLQKALTHLREIWELIGIPEDQRLQRTEVVKKHIKDLLDMMIAEEESLKERLIKSISLCQTELNTLCSELHVEPFQEEGETTILQLEKDLRTQVELMRKQKRERKQELKLLQEQDQELCEILCMPHYDIDSASVPSLDALSQFRQHVATLRETKASRHEEFVNIKRQIILCMEELDHVPHTSFERDVMCEDEDAFCLSLENIATLQKLLRQLEMRKSQNEAVCEGLRAQIRELWDRLQVPVEEREAVATVMTGSKAKVRKALQLEVDRLEELKMQNMKKVIEAIRVELAQYWDQCFYSQEQRQAFAPFYAEDYTENLLQLHDAEIVRLRNHYEVHKELFEGVQKWEDSWRLFLEFEKKASDPSRFTNRGGNLLKEEKQRAKLQKTLPKLEEELKARIEMFEQEHSKAFVVNGQKFMEYVAEQWETHRLEKERAKQERQLKNKKQTETEMLYGSAPRTPSKRRGLGPSTPGKVRKLNTTTMSSATANSSIRPLFGGTVYHSPASRLPPSGSKPVITSTCSGQKTPRAVRHGTNKENLELNGSFLSARTFKGFQI; from the exons ATGAGGAGAAG tgCGGTGTTGGCAGAGGAGTCCATAGTATGTCTCCAAAAAGCCCTGACCCACCTTCGGGAAATATGGGAATTAATTGGGATTCCAGAGGACCAGCGGTTACAGAGAACTGAAGTTGTAAAGAAGCATATCAAG GACCTCCTGGATATGATGATTGCTGAAGAGGAGAGCCTGAAGGAAAGACTTATCAAAAGCATATCCCTCTGTCAAACGGAGTTGAATACCCTCTGCAGTGAGTTACATGTCGAGCCATTTCAG GAAGAAGGAGAGACGACCATCTTGCAACTAGAAAAGGATTTGCGCACTCAGGTGGAACTGATGcgaaaacagaaaagggagagaaaacaggAACTGAAATTACTTCAAGAACAAGATCAGGAACTGTGTGAAATTCTTTGCATGCCCCACTATGACATTGACAGTGCCTCAGTTCCTAGCTTGGATGCGCTGAGCCAGTTCAGACAGCACGTGGCAACTTTGAGGGAAACAAAG gCATCTAGGCACGAGGAGTTTGTCAACATAAAGAGGCAGATCATACTGTGTATGGAAGAATTAGATCACGTCCCACATACCAGCTTTGAAAGAGATGTGATGTGTGAAGATGAAGATGCCTTTTGTTTATCTTTGGAGAATATTGCAACACTACAAAAGTTGCTACGACAG CTGGAAATGCGAAAATCACAAAATGAAGCCGTGTGTGAGGGTCTGCGGGCTCAGATCCGAGAGCTCTGGGACCGGTTGCAGGTACCTGTAGAAGAGAGAGAAGCTGTGGCCACGGTTATGACAGGATCAAAGGCCAAGGTCAGGAAAGCG CTACAATTAGAAGTGGATCGGTTGGAAGAACTGAAGATGCAAAACATGAAGAAAGTGATTGAGGCAATTCGAGTGGAGCTGGCTCAGTACTGGGACCAGTGTTTTTACAGCCAGGAACAGAGACAGGCATTTGCCCCCTTCTATGCTG AGGACTACACAGAAAATCTGCTCCAGCTCCATGATGCTGAGATTGTGCGGTTAAGGAACCACTATGAGGTTCACAAGGAACTCTTTGAAGGTGTCCAGAAGTGGGAAGACAGCTGGAGGCTTTTCTTAGAGTTTGAG aaGAAAGCTTCTGATCCAAGTCGATTTACAAACCGTGGAGGAAATCttctaaaagaagaaaagcaacgAGCAAAGCTCCAAAAAACACTCCCCAAG CTGGAAGAGGAGTTGAAGGCACGTATTGAAATGTTTGAACAGGAGCATTCAAAGGCGTTTGTGGTGAATGGGCAGAAATTCATGGAGTATGTGGCTGAACAATGGGAGACGCACAGGTTGGAGAAAGAGCGAGCTAAACAGGAACGA CAACTGAAGAACAAGAAGCAGACAGAGACGGAGATGCTCTACGGCAGTGCTCCCCGAACACCCAGCAAGCGGCGAGGACTGGGGCCCAGCACACCTGGCAAAGTGCGCAAG CTGAACACTACCACCATGTCCAGTGCTACAGCCAACAGCAGCATTCGGCCTCTCTTTGGGGGGACAGTGTACCACTCTCCCGCGTCTCGACTTCCACCTTCTGGCAGCAAG CCAGTCATCACTTCCACCTGTTCGGGGCAGAAAACACCCCGGGCTGTCAGGCATGGCACCAACAAGGAGAACCTGGAGCTCAATGGCAGCTTCCTGAGTG CGAGAACTTTCAAAGGCTTCCAAATCTGA
- the PRC1 gene encoding protein regulator of cytokinesis 1 isoform X6 encodes MRRSAVLAEESIVCLQKALTHLREIWELIGIPEDQRLQRTEVVKKHIKDLLDMMIAEEESLKERLIKSISLCQTELNTLCSELHVEPFQQEEGETTILQLEKDLRTQVELMRKQKRERKQELKLLQEQDQELCEILCMPHYDIDSASVPSLDALSQFRQHVATLRETKASRHEEFVNIKRQIILCMEELDHVPHTSFERDVMCEDEDAFCLSLENIATLQKLLRQLEMRKSQNEAVCEGLRAQIRELWDRLQVPVEEREAVATVMTGSKAKVRKALQLEVDRLEELKMQNMKKVIEAIRVELAQYWDQCFYSQEQRQAFAPFYAEDYTENLLQLHDAEIVRLRNHYEVHKELFEGVQKWEDSWRLFLEFEKKASDPSRFTNRGGNLLKEEKQRAKLQKTLPKLEEELKARIEMFEQEHSKAFVVNGQKFMEYVAEQWETHRLEKERAKQERQLKNKKQTETEMLYGSAPRTPSKRRGLGPSTPGKVRKLNTTTMSSATANSSIRPLFGGTVYHSPASRLPPSGSKPVITSTCSGQKTPRAVRHGTNKENLELNGSFLSARTFKGFQI; translated from the exons ATGAGGAGAAG tgCGGTGTTGGCAGAGGAGTCCATAGTATGTCTCCAAAAAGCCCTGACCCACCTTCGGGAAATATGGGAATTAATTGGGATTCCAGAGGACCAGCGGTTACAGAGAACTGAAGTTGTAAAGAAGCATATCAAG GACCTCCTGGATATGATGATTGCTGAAGAGGAGAGCCTGAAGGAAAGACTTATCAAAAGCATATCCCTCTGTCAAACGGAGTTGAATACCCTCTGCAGTGAGTTACATGTCGAGCCATTTCAG CAGGAAGAAGGAGAGACGACCATCTTGCAACTAGAAAAGGATTTGCGCACTCAGGTGGAACTGATGcgaaaacagaaaagggagagaaaacaggAACTGAAATTACTTCAAGAACAAGATCAGGAACTGTGTGAAATTCTTTGCATGCCCCACTATGACATTGACAGTGCCTCAGTTCCTAGCTTGGATGCGCTGAGCCAGTTCAGACAGCACGTGGCAACTTTGAGGGAAACAAAG gCATCTAGGCACGAGGAGTTTGTCAACATAAAGAGGCAGATCATACTGTGTATGGAAGAATTAGATCACGTCCCACATACCAGCTTTGAAAGAGATGTGATGTGTGAAGATGAAGATGCCTTTTGTTTATCTTTGGAGAATATTGCAACACTACAAAAGTTGCTACGACAG CTGGAAATGCGAAAATCACAAAATGAAGCCGTGTGTGAGGGTCTGCGGGCTCAGATCCGAGAGCTCTGGGACCGGTTGCAGGTACCTGTAGAAGAGAGAGAAGCTGTGGCCACGGTTATGACAGGATCAAAGGCCAAGGTCAGGAAAGCG CTACAATTAGAAGTGGATCGGTTGGAAGAACTGAAGATGCAAAACATGAAGAAAGTGATTGAGGCAATTCGAGTGGAGCTGGCTCAGTACTGGGACCAGTGTTTTTACAGCCAGGAACAGAGACAGGCATTTGCCCCCTTCTATGCTG AGGACTACACAGAAAATCTGCTCCAGCTCCATGATGCTGAGATTGTGCGGTTAAGGAACCACTATGAGGTTCACAAGGAACTCTTTGAAGGTGTCCAGAAGTGGGAAGACAGCTGGAGGCTTTTCTTAGAGTTTGAG aaGAAAGCTTCTGATCCAAGTCGATTTACAAACCGTGGAGGAAATCttctaaaagaagaaaagcaacgAGCAAAGCTCCAAAAAACACTCCCCAAG CTGGAAGAGGAGTTGAAGGCACGTATTGAAATGTTTGAACAGGAGCATTCAAAGGCGTTTGTGGTGAATGGGCAGAAATTCATGGAGTATGTGGCTGAACAATGGGAGACGCACAGGTTGGAGAAAGAGCGAGCTAAACAGGAACGA CAACTGAAGAACAAGAAGCAGACAGAGACGGAGATGCTCTACGGCAGTGCTCCCCGAACACCCAGCAAGCGGCGAGGACTGGGGCCCAGCACACCTGGCAAAGTGCGCAAG CTGAACACTACCACCATGTCCAGTGCTACAGCCAACAGCAGCATTCGGCCTCTCTTTGGGGGGACAGTGTACCACTCTCCCGCGTCTCGACTTCCACCTTCTGGCAGCAAG CCAGTCATCACTTCCACCTGTTCGGGGCAGAAAACACCCCGGGCTGTCAGGCATGGCACCAACAAGGAGAACCTGGAGCTCAATGGCAGCTTCCTGAGTG CGAGAACTTTCAAAGGCTTCCAAATCTGA
- the PRC1 gene encoding protein regulator of cytokinesis 1 isoform X8, translating to MRRSAVLAEESIVCLQKALTHLREIWELIGIPEDQRLQRTEVVKKHIKDLLDMMIAEEESLKERLIKSISLCQTELNTLCSELHVEPFQQEEGETTILQLEKDLRTQVELMRKQKRERKQELKLLQEQDQELCEILCMPHYDIDSASVPSLDALSQFRQHVATLRETKASRHEEFVNIKRQIILCMEELDHVPHTSFERDVMCEDEDAFCLSLENIATLQKLLRQLEMRKSQNEAVCEGLRAQIRELWDRLQVPVEEREAVATVMTGSKAKVRKALQLEVDRLEELKMQNMKKVIEAIRVELAQYWDQCFYSQEQRQAFAPFYAEDYTENLLQLHDAEIVRLRNHYEVHKELFEGVQKWEDSWRLFLEFEKKASDPSRFTNRGGNLLKEEKQRAKLQKTLPKLEEELKARIEMFEQEHSKAFVVNGQKFMEYVAEQWETHRLEKERAKQERQLKNKKQTETEMLYGSAPRTPSKRRGLGPSTPGKVRKLNTTTMSSATANSSIRPLFGGTVYHSPASRLPPSGSKPVITSTCSGQKTPRAVRHGTNKENLELNGSFLSEGSVPL from the exons ATGAGGAGAAG tgCGGTGTTGGCAGAGGAGTCCATAGTATGTCTCCAAAAAGCCCTGACCCACCTTCGGGAAATATGGGAATTAATTGGGATTCCAGAGGACCAGCGGTTACAGAGAACTGAAGTTGTAAAGAAGCATATCAAG GACCTCCTGGATATGATGATTGCTGAAGAGGAGAGCCTGAAGGAAAGACTTATCAAAAGCATATCCCTCTGTCAAACGGAGTTGAATACCCTCTGCAGTGAGTTACATGTCGAGCCATTTCAG CAGGAAGAAGGAGAGACGACCATCTTGCAACTAGAAAAGGATTTGCGCACTCAGGTGGAACTGATGcgaaaacagaaaagggagagaaaacaggAACTGAAATTACTTCAAGAACAAGATCAGGAACTGTGTGAAATTCTTTGCATGCCCCACTATGACATTGACAGTGCCTCAGTTCCTAGCTTGGATGCGCTGAGCCAGTTCAGACAGCACGTGGCAACTTTGAGGGAAACAAAG gCATCTAGGCACGAGGAGTTTGTCAACATAAAGAGGCAGATCATACTGTGTATGGAAGAATTAGATCACGTCCCACATACCAGCTTTGAAAGAGATGTGATGTGTGAAGATGAAGATGCCTTTTGTTTATCTTTGGAGAATATTGCAACACTACAAAAGTTGCTACGACAG CTGGAAATGCGAAAATCACAAAATGAAGCCGTGTGTGAGGGTCTGCGGGCTCAGATCCGAGAGCTCTGGGACCGGTTGCAGGTACCTGTAGAAGAGAGAGAAGCTGTGGCCACGGTTATGACAGGATCAAAGGCCAAGGTCAGGAAAGCG CTACAATTAGAAGTGGATCGGTTGGAAGAACTGAAGATGCAAAACATGAAGAAAGTGATTGAGGCAATTCGAGTGGAGCTGGCTCAGTACTGGGACCAGTGTTTTTACAGCCAGGAACAGAGACAGGCATTTGCCCCCTTCTATGCTG AGGACTACACAGAAAATCTGCTCCAGCTCCATGATGCTGAGATTGTGCGGTTAAGGAACCACTATGAGGTTCACAAGGAACTCTTTGAAGGTGTCCAGAAGTGGGAAGACAGCTGGAGGCTTTTCTTAGAGTTTGAG aaGAAAGCTTCTGATCCAAGTCGATTTACAAACCGTGGAGGAAATCttctaaaagaagaaaagcaacgAGCAAAGCTCCAAAAAACACTCCCCAAG CTGGAAGAGGAGTTGAAGGCACGTATTGAAATGTTTGAACAGGAGCATTCAAAGGCGTTTGTGGTGAATGGGCAGAAATTCATGGAGTATGTGGCTGAACAATGGGAGACGCACAGGTTGGAGAAAGAGCGAGCTAAACAGGAACGA CAACTGAAGAACAAGAAGCAGACAGAGACGGAGATGCTCTACGGCAGTGCTCCCCGAACACCCAGCAAGCGGCGAGGACTGGGGCCCAGCACACCTGGCAAAGTGCGCAAG CTGAACACTACCACCATGTCCAGTGCTACAGCCAACAGCAGCATTCGGCCTCTCTTTGGGGGGACAGTGTACCACTCTCCCGCGTCTCGACTTCCACCTTCTGGCAGCAAG CCAGTCATCACTTCCACCTGTTCGGGGCAGAAAACACCCCGGGCTGTCAGGCATGGCACCAACAAGGAGAACCTGGAGCTCAATGGCAGCTTCCTGAGTG AAGGATCCGTCCCTCTCTGA